Proteins encoded together in one Anguilla anguilla isolate fAngAng1 chromosome 9, fAngAng1.pri, whole genome shotgun sequence window:
- the LOC118235849 gene encoding gamma-aminobutyric acid receptor-associated protein, translating into MKFLYKEEHPFEKRRSEGEKIRKKYPDRVPVIVEKAPKARIGDLDKKKYLVPSDLTVGQFYFLIRKRIHLRAEDALFFFVNNVIPPTSATMGLLYQEHHEEDFFLYIAYSDESVYGGGIREM; encoded by the exons atgaagtTTCTGTACAAAGAAGAACATCCCTTTGAGAAGAGACGgtcagagggagaaaaaataagaaagaagtaCCCAGACAGGGTGCCA GTGATTGTGGAAAAAGCTCCTAAAGCCAGAATAGGAGATCTGGACAAGAAAAAGTACCTGGTCCCCTCTGACCTTACAG TGGGCCAGTTCTACTTCCTCATCCGGAAACGAATTCACCTGCGTGCTGAGGATGCTCTCTTCTTCTTTGTGAACAATGTCATTCCCCCCACATCAGCCACCATGGGGCTACTCTACCAG GAACACCACGAGGAAGACTTTTTCCTCTACATTGCGTACAGTGATGAAAGTGTCTATGGAGGGGGCATAAGGGAAATGTGA
- the gps2 gene encoding G protein pathway suppressor 2: protein MPALLERPKLSNAMARALHKHIMRERERKRQEEEEVDKMMEQKMKEEEERKRKKEMEERMSLEETKEQIMKMGEKLQGLQEEKHQLFLQLKKVLHEEEKRRRKEQSDMTTLTSATYQPSMAIHSGQHLLSMQGSPVSHGRPGALLGERSKQLFQSPVVPGRHFPTQPGFNAGSSEHGQYSASQTGHGPYGVSQPQHASPYAPSQPVPVSYASSSQLRGASAFQAMQYLPHQQQGYTVHSHFTSQPSFIPSAGIPLQKQLEHANQQSGFTDSRPMHPQALHASAAGLLPSSSIAVQIPSAKSGLSYNHPPRPASPGSFPHGTPPQQAHSATFQSSPQQTPRHTYLSHSQSGQRFYHHSK, encoded by the exons ATGCCAGCACTTCTTGAGAGACCCAAGCTGTCCAACGCCATGGCGCGGGCCCTTCACAAGCATatcatgagagagagggagcggaaaAGACAAG aggaggaagaagtgGACAAAATGATGgagcagaaaatgaaagaagaagaagaaaggaaaaggaagaaagagatgGAGGAAAGGATGTCCCTGGAGGAGACAAAGGAACAG ATCATGAAAATGGGAGAGAAGCTCCAGGGGCTGCAGGAGGAGAAACACCAGCTCTTCCTCCAGCTGAAGAAAGTCCTCcatgaggaggagaagagacgGAGGAAGGAGCAGAG TGACATGACAACTCTGACCTCTGCTACTTATCAGCCCAGCATGGCCATCCACTCAGGACAGCACCTGCTGAGCATGCaag GCAGTCCAGTGAGTCATGGTCGGCCTGGGGCTCTGTTAGGGGAACGCAGTAAACAACTGTTTCAGTCCCCTGTCGTTCCG GGGCGCCATTTCCCGACCCAGCCTGGCTTCAATGCTGGGAGCTCTGAACACGGGCAGTATTCAGCCAGCCAGACTGGGCATGGGCCCTACGGAGTGTCCCAGCCTCAGCACGCCTCCCCCTATGCCCCCAGCCAGCCTGTCCCAGTCAGCTACGCCAGCAGCTCCCAGCTTAGAG GGGCCTCAGCCTTCCAGGCTATGCAGTACCTCCCTCACCAGCAGCAGGGCTATACAGTGCACAGCCACTTCACCTCTCAGCCAA GTTTTATCCCCAGTGCTGGCATACCCCTCCAAAAGCAGTTGGAACATGCCAACCAACAGTCTGGCTTTACTGACTCG AGGCCCATGCACCCCCAGGCTCTCCATGCCAGTGCCGCAGGCCTCCTCCCCAGCTCCTCCATCGCTGTCCAGATTCCCTCAGCCAAG TCCGGTTTGTCATACAACCACCCTCCCCGCCCAGCTTCTCCCGGGAGTTTTCCCCACGGGACACCCCCACAGCAGGCACATTCG GCTACTTTCCAGAGCTCTCCACAGCAGACTCCTCGCCACACCTACCTttcccacagccaatcagggcagaGGTTCTATCACCATAGCAAGTAA
- the LOC118236651 gene encoding CTD nuclear envelope phosphatase 1A-like isoform X1, with the protein MLKTRQCLLGIRTFLGVTSRIWGFILYILRKHLRTIIQYQTVRYDTLPLSPISRNRLSTVKRKILVLDLDETLIHSHHDGVLRPTVRPGTPPDFILKVVIDKHPVRFFVHKRPHVDFFLEVVSQWYELVVFTASMEIYGSAVADKLDNNRGILKRRYYRQHCTLDLGSYIKDLSVVHSDLSSIVILDNSPGAYRSHPDNAIPIKSWFSDPSDTALLNLLPMLDALRFTSDVRSVLSRNLHQHRLW; encoded by the exons ATGCTGAAGACCCGACAGTGTTTACTTGGGATTCGGACTTTCCTCGGAGTGACGTCCAGAATATGGGGCTTCATTTTGTATATTCTCAGGAAGCACCTACGAACG ATAATCCAGTACCAAACAGTGCGTTATGACACGCTACCTCTCTCGCCCATCTCCAGAAACAGGCTCA GTACGGTGAAGAGGAAAATCCTGGTTCTGGATCTGGACGAGACACTGATCCACTCTCACCATGACGGGGTCCTGAGGCCCACAGTGCGGCCCGGGACACCTCCTGACTTCATCCTAAag GTGGTAATAGACAAACACCCAGTCAGGTTTTTTGTACATAAAAGACCACATGTCGACTTTTTCCTAGAAGTG GTGAGTCAGTGGTATGAGTTAGTGGTGTTCACTGCCAGCATGGAGATCTACGGCTCTGCTGTGGCCGACAAGCTGGACAACAACAGGGGAATACTGAAACGCAGATACTACAGACAG cactgcacactggaCCTGGGTAGTTATATAAAAGACCTGTCTGTAGTGCACAGTGATCTGTCCAGTATAGTCATCTTGGACAACTCGCCCGGAGCCTACCGTAGCCATCCAG ACAATGCAATACCTATAAAGTCGTGGTTCAGTGACCCTAGTGACACGGCACTACTTAATTTGTTACCCATGCTTGATGCACTAAG GTTCACCTCAGACGTCCGGTCCGTCCTCAGCCGAAACCTTCACCAGCATCGGCTCTGGTGA